One window of Nostoc sp. C052 genomic DNA carries:
- a CDS encoding DUF2141 domain-containing protein, with translation MLKLSQLSHVFLAALVSISFAKTVNAEPTATLSIVVNGIHHQKGEICFRVYASEKGFPMSNSSGSQSGCVKITGTSVKKEFSGLKPGTYAVAVVDDQNGDRKLNKDFFGIPTEGFGISKNPTVSIQTGTPKFRDASFVVNKNTTVNIIMKYSLDS, from the coding sequence ATGCTGAAACTATCTCAATTATCTCATGTTTTTCTTGCTGCTTTAGTAAGCATCAGCTTTGCTAAAACAGTGAATGCAGAGCCAACTGCAACCCTAAGTATTGTAGTAAATGGAATTCATCACCAAAAAGGCGAGATTTGCTTCAGAGTTTACGCAAGTGAAAAAGGATTTCCAATGAGTAACTCTAGTGGCTCTCAAAGTGGCTGCGTTAAGATTACTGGCACTTCTGTAAAAAAAGAATTCTCCGGTTTGAAGCCTGGAACTTATGCTGTTGCGGTAGTTGACGATCAAAATGGCGATCGCAAACTCAATAAAGACTTTTTTGGTATTCCCACAGAAGGTTTTGGAATTTCCAAAAATCCAACTGTGTCCATACAAACAGGTACACCAAAGTTTCGCGATGCCAGTTTTGTTGTAAACAAAAATACAACAGTTAACATCATCATGAAATATTCGCTTGATTCGTAA
- a CDS encoding putative Ig domain-containing protein, producing MANFIVNQTTDDGTGLTPGTLSYAILKANQLAGNDTITLNNNVRVTGVVKTLVNSNINIVGNNHTLSGDANGNNINDNGDVRPLFILSGTVNISNLTITNGRAKGGDTGRYSGGGGGAGMGGGLFIYNGNVSLTNVAFSNNAAQGGSSGVFSGSTGGGGLFGNANSSGGGGLFGSSDGSNGGYGGNGNYGGSNNGGFGGGGSGGIGGNGGFGGGGGTNSRFGLGGDGGFGGGGSGGYYRNGGYNGGGDGGYGGGGGYGYGGGRDGGSFGGRGGFGFSGGGYGGGGAGLGGGIFVRSGSLTLSNTTFNNNTATGGIGDSGGSESLGLGGGIFIMQSLTNSNNNNQGMPTVLPTVNSLGNPSFSGNNAANDAGTSNNNNNIYGRINHAPTIVSAIADKTTNENSQFNFSVPANTFADIDTGDILTYTATLNNGSALPSWLTFNATTRTFSGTPLAANVGTISVKVTVKDNSNATVSDIFNLTVTPLQLTGTPNADILTGTASNNTITGLAGNDTITGNKGNDTLTGGSGQDRFVYNLGDGTDTITDFGGVGKGANPSAAVIAATDTLKFQGSGLTARKLLLTNNGGNLEISFESVLNSPKVILQNFALENLENLRISGGARVDLGNILFDGQTTIQESFDAFDANIVQFSIARQNTVSFFNNLNNIVDGLNNSDDVINGQEGDDTIRGNSGNDLLRGGVGNDNLAGGVGNDILIGGAGNDILTGGTENDRFVYLAFSDKGTTGDVITDFNQSQDKLVLTDLFRSLNYLGTNPIRDGYLRFVQSGTSTRVQLDAYGGANAFSTLTTLNNFTATNLVIGGNVSV from the coding sequence ATGGCAAATTTCATTGTTAATCAAACTACCGATGACGGCACAGGCTTAACTCCAGGTACTCTCAGTTATGCAATTCTCAAAGCGAACCAATTAGCAGGGAATGATACGATTACCCTGAATAATAATGTGCGTGTGACTGGGGTAGTAAAAACGCTGGTAAACAGCAACATCAACATTGTGGGCAACAACCACACCCTTAGCGGCGACGCCAATGGCAATAACATCAACGACAACGGCGACGTGCGCCCCTTATTCATCTTGTCGGGAACCGTCAATATTTCCAATTTAACCATCACCAATGGACGCGCAAAAGGCGGAGATACTGGCCGCTACAGCGGCGGTGGCGGTGGTGCAGGTATGGGTGGCGGCTTGTTTATCTATAATGGCAATGTTTCTTTAACCAATGTCGCTTTTAGTAATAACGCAGCCCAAGGCGGCAGCAGTGGCGTCTTTAGCGGCAGCACGGGCGGTGGTGGACTATTTGGCAATGCTAACAGCTCCGGCGGCGGCGGACTCTTTGGTTCTAGCGATGGCAGTAATGGCGGTTACGGCGGCAACGGCAATTATGGTGGTAGTAACAATGGTGGCTTTGGCGGTGGCGGCAGCGGCGGCATTGGCGGCAACGGCGGCTTTGGCGGTGGCGGTGGTACTAATAGCCGCTTCGGTCTTGGCGGCGACGGTGGCTTCGGTGGTGGCGGCAGCGGTGGCTACTACAGGAACGGTGGCTATAATGGCGGCGGCGATGGTGGCTACGGTGGCGGCGGCGGCTACGGCTACGGTGGCGGCAGGGACGGCGGCAGTTTTGGTGGCAGGGGCGGCTTCGGCTTTTCCGGCGGCGGCTACGGTGGCGGCGGTGCTGGACTGGGGGGTGGAATTTTTGTCCGCAGTGGCTCTTTAACTCTCAGCAATACCACCTTTAATAACAACACTGCTACAGGTGGAATAGGGGATAGCGGCGGCAGTGAAAGCTTAGGCTTAGGTGGGGGGATTTTTATCATGCAATCTCTCACCAATAGCAACAATAATAACCAGGGAATGCCTACCGTTTTACCTACTGTCAACTCTTTAGGTAATCCTTCTTTTAGCGGCAACAATGCAGCAAATGATGCAGGGACATCCAACAATAACAATAATATCTACGGCAGAATAAATCATGCACCAACTATAGTAAGTGCGATCGCAGACAAAACTACCAATGAAAATAGTCAGTTTAACTTTAGCGTTCCCGCCAACACCTTTGCTGACATTGACACAGGCGATATCCTAACCTACACAGCCACCTTAAATAACGGTAGCGCCTTACCCAGTTGGTTAACTTTCAATGCAACGACTCGCACCTTTAGCGGCACACCCCTAGCTGCTAACGTCGGAACCATCAGCGTCAAAGTTACCGTCAAAGACAACAGCAACGCTACTGTCAGCGATATCTTTAACCTCACAGTTACTCCACTCCAATTAACGGGAACCCCAAATGCCGATATCCTCACAGGCACAGCTAGCAACAACACCATCACTGGATTAGCTGGTAACGACACCATCACGGGTAACAAAGGCAACGACACTCTCACCGGAGGTAGCGGTCAAGATCGATTTGTCTACAACTTAGGCGACGGTACAGACACTATCACTGATTTTGGTGGTGTGGGTAAAGGAGCAAATCCATCAGCCGCAGTCATTGCCGCAACTGATACTCTCAAATTTCAAGGGTCTGGTTTAACTGCTCGAAAGCTACTACTAACTAATAATGGTGGTAATTTAGAAATCTCCTTTGAAAGCGTCCTTAATAGTCCCAAGGTAATCCTACAAAACTTTGCTCTGGAAAACCTCGAAAATCTCCGAATCAGTGGCGGCGCTAGAGTTGACTTGGGTAACATCTTGTTTGATGGACAAACCACCATTCAAGAAAGTTTTGATGCTTTCGATGCTAACATCGTCCAATTTAGTATCGCTAGGCAGAACACAGTTAGTTTTTTCAACAACCTCAACAACATTGTTGATGGCTTAAACAATTCTGATGATGTGATTAACGGTCAAGAAGGTGATGACACCATCAGAGGCAACAGTGGTAATGACCTGCTGCGGGGTGGCGTTGGTAATGATAACCTTGCTGGTGGTGTTGGTAATGATATCCTGATTGGCGGTGCTGGTAATGACATCCTCACTGGTGGTACTGAGAATGATCGCTTTGTCTACCTGGCTTTTAGCGATAAGGGAACTACTGGCGATGTAATCACTGATTTTAATCAAAGTCAGGATAAATTGGTTTTGACTGACCTATTTAGGAGTCTAAATTACCTTGGCACTAATCCCATCAGAGATGGTTACTTACGCTTTGTGCAATCGGGTACTTCTACTAGAGTTCAACTTGATGCCTATGGTGGTGCTAATGCTTTTAGTACTTTGACGACTTTGAATAACTTTACGGCGACAAATCTTGTTATTGGTGGCAACGTCTCCGTTTAG
- a CDS encoding glycosyltransferase, with protein sequence MTKQKLRIALFTGLYAPFLTGVSVAVHQRVRWLLEQGHEVFLIHPQINDRYPKNVGDRPMPGLEEIQSFPNFSAYAFPTEPLVFYKSLPQPLSYRHWSDTKLLEKFKPDIIVVEEAAQMRGLYSFFLQGYGRPIGTQYAKRTGTPIISLFHTDIVAYIKYYFGDRFFNLVRPIVPVLVKQFSESYDFNYFSSKEQLTKYEELKCQRAEYVAYQGIDCEKFHPRNICYDPIPNDNRPTLLFVGRITPEKNVNQLLDIFPVIAAKIPDVHLVIVGSGPLDEEIRERAKKFGSSITIWGESHGTELLGWFARADIFVNPSVTENFCTTNNEALASGTPLVAVVAPSTSEQVFPGHNGFLAQPNNPTDFAQKVIAILENPGLKADMTRHARPSILDFDWSACMQKFEHKLYQIVEGSQKVEVGTGSIKP encoded by the coding sequence ATGACTAAGCAAAAACTTCGCATTGCATTGTTTACAGGGTTGTACGCTCCTTTTTTGACTGGAGTTTCTGTTGCGGTTCACCAACGAGTTCGTTGGTTGCTAGAACAGGGACATGAGGTTTTTCTAATCCATCCGCAAATCAACGATCGCTACCCCAAAAATGTCGGCGATCGCCCCATGCCAGGTTTAGAGGAAATTCAGTCTTTCCCCAACTTCTCTGCTTACGCATTCCCTACAGAACCACTGGTATTCTACAAATCTCTTCCTCAGCCATTGAGCTATCGGCATTGGAGTGATACCAAGTTGCTGGAGAAATTCAAACCCGATATTATCGTGGTTGAAGAAGCCGCACAAATGAGAGGTTTATACTCATTTTTCTTGCAAGGTTATGGTCGTCCAATCGGCACCCAATACGCAAAACGAACAGGCACGCCAATAATATCACTCTTCCATACAGATATTGTTGCCTATATCAAATATTACTTTGGAGATCGCTTCTTCAATTTGGTTCGTCCGATCGTTCCCGTTTTGGTTAAGCAATTTAGTGAGTCTTATGACTTCAATTACTTCTCTTCTAAAGAACAACTGACTAAATACGAAGAACTGAAATGCCAACGCGCTGAATATGTCGCTTATCAAGGCATCGATTGCGAAAAATTTCACCCGCGAAACATCTGTTACGACCCAATTCCTAATGATAACCGACCAACTCTTTTGTTTGTCGGACGCATCACACCCGAAAAGAATGTCAACCAATTGCTTGATATCTTTCCAGTCATCGCTGCCAAAATTCCTGATGTTCATCTGGTAATTGTTGGTAGTGGCCCGCTAGATGAAGAGATCCGCGAACGTGCGAAAAAGTTTGGATCGAGTATTACTATATGGGGTGAGTCTCACGGTACAGAACTTTTAGGTTGGTTTGCCAGAGCAGATATTTTTGTCAACCCCTCTGTCACTGAGAACTTCTGCACTACAAATAACGAGGCATTAGCATCTGGAACCCCTCTGGTTGCGGTTGTTGCACCATCAACCTCAGAACAGGTATTTCCCGGTCATAACGGCTTTCTTGCCCAACCTAACAACCCTACAGATTTCGCCCAAAAGGTAATTGCGATTCTGGAAAATCCTGGCTTGAAAGCAGACATGACTAGACACGCTCGCCCCTCTATACTTGACTTTGATTGGTCGGCATGTATGCAAAAATTTGAACACAAACTTTACCAAATCGTTGAAGGATCGCAGAAGGTGGAGGTAGGTACAGGCAGTATAAAACCATAA
- a CDS encoding glycosyltransferase family 2 protein → MEDLAIFLSKSLMGWLVIQVCLTLVFIWYLRSSKKNLLPDDQLPKTAVILCLRGADPFLPRCLRSLLNQNYPQYDLKLIVDSHEDPAWKIASETITEQEATNVQISPLRIVRNTCSLKCSSLIQAIRELDDSYKVIALVDADTIVHVNWLRELVSPLGDAKVGATTGNRWYVPTGRYWGSLVRYVGNVSTVVQMFIFQIPWGGTLAVKTEVLRQTELLDKWGQALGEDFMMHDILKKHGFQVKFVPSLLIVNREETDLFNLIDYLKRLILFSRLYHPRWLALVSEAVSSILFPTLLIILVLESLLEAKWEAAALLLVCYGVYTVGLLLIMLVLELEIQRVVRSNDQAMPMGKPLHVYAKLSAATIIRMLIGIPLTQWVYGLAMLSTLWTSTVTWRGVSYRVQGPWNVRLVEYRPYQWLDQPINSKVSL, encoded by the coding sequence ATGGAAGATTTGGCAATATTTCTGTCTAAGTCTTTGATGGGTTGGCTGGTTATTCAGGTGTGTTTAACGCTTGTCTTTATATGGTATCTGCGGTCATCTAAAAAAAACTTATTACCAGATGATCAGTTACCCAAAACAGCAGTGATTCTTTGTCTACGCGGTGCCGATCCATTTTTGCCTAGATGTTTGCGATCGCTCCTAAATCAAAACTATCCACAGTATGATTTAAAGTTAATCGTTGATAGTCACGAAGATCCCGCCTGGAAAATTGCTAGTGAAACCATCACAGAGCAAGAAGCAACTAACGTTCAAATCAGCCCTTTGAGAATAGTCCGCAACACTTGTAGTCTCAAATGCAGTTCTTTAATTCAAGCTATCCGTGAGTTGGATGACTCCTACAAGGTGATTGCTTTAGTAGATGCCGATACCATAGTTCATGTGAATTGGCTACGAGAATTAGTCAGTCCTTTAGGCGATGCCAAAGTGGGAGCAACAACAGGTAATCGTTGGTATGTGCCTACAGGTAGGTATTGGGGTTCTTTGGTGCGCTACGTCGGCAATGTGTCTACAGTAGTGCAAATGTTTATCTTCCAGATTCCTTGGGGTGGAACTTTGGCTGTGAAAACTGAAGTACTTCGCCAAACGGAACTGTTAGATAAGTGGGGACAAGCTTTAGGCGAAGATTTTATGATGCACGATATTCTGAAAAAACATGGTTTTCAGGTAAAGTTTGTGCCTTCGCTGCTGATTGTAAATCGTGAAGAGACTGATTTATTCAACTTAATAGACTATCTCAAGCGCCTCATTCTTTTTTCTCGACTATATCACCCACGTTGGTTAGCTCTTGTTAGTGAAGCTGTTTCTAGTATTTTGTTTCCAACTTTACTAATCATTTTAGTTCTAGAGTCGTTGTTAGAGGCAAAATGGGAAGCTGCGGCTTTGTTGTTAGTTTGCTATGGAGTCTACACTGTCGGATTACTCTTGATAATGCTGGTGTTGGAATTAGAGATACAGCGAGTGGTTCGCTCTAATGATCAGGCGATGCCTATGGGCAAGCCGTTGCACGTCTACGCAAAATTATCAGCTGCTACAATCATCAGAATGTTAATTGGAATTCCCTTAACACAGTGGGTTTATGGGTTAGCAATGTTATCAACCCTATGGACATCAACAGTGACTTGGCGCGGTGTTAGCTATCGTGTTCAAGGGCCTTGGAATGTCCGCCTAGTTGAATATCGCCCTTATCAATGGTTAGATCAACCTATTAATAGCAAGGTTTCTCTTTGA
- a CDS encoding glycosyltransferase family 2 protein, whose protein sequence is MSSNQPRLSIGLPVYNGEKFIKEAIDSLLTQTFEDFELIISDNASTDKTEEICRAYAEQDKRICYYRNDTNIGCARNFNRVFELSSGEYFKWAAYDDLHSPDFIKKCIEVLDQDPTIILCHSQVYFIDEQGNFIQNYDIKLKADALKPQERFHELLTKHLCYQCYGVIRASALKKIPQMGGYGNADGILLLRLGILGRFYEIPEYLFFARSHPQQSMSMFFPNYLLLGNKNQKSSLNILPDFYGYAVWFDSANKGKTLLPHWRIIWEYILSIWRSSLSLNERLCCHRSLHQQLKGTEYLLLKDLLKVLQGLGKSWQPASIKQQQVTL, encoded by the coding sequence ATGAGTAGCAATCAGCCACGATTGAGCATCGGATTACCTGTATATAATGGTGAAAAATTTATCAAAGAAGCCATAGATTCACTCTTGACTCAGACTTTTGAAGATTTTGAGCTAATTATTTCAGATAATGCTTCTACAGATAAAACTGAAGAAATTTGTAGAGCTTATGCCGAGCAAGATAAACGTATTTGTTACTACCGCAATGATACAAATATTGGTTGTGCGCGTAACTTCAATCGCGTCTTTGAATTGTCGTCAGGTGAGTACTTTAAATGGGCAGCTTATGATGACCTACATTCTCCAGATTTTATCAAGAAGTGTATTGAGGTGCTTGACCAAGATCCTACGATAATTTTGTGTCATTCCCAGGTATACTTCATTGATGAACAGGGGAATTTTATCCAAAACTACGATATCAAACTCAAGGCAGATGCACTAAAACCACAGGAGCGTTTTCACGAATTGCTGACGAAGCATTTATGTTATCAATGTTACGGAGTAATTCGCGCTAGTGCCTTGAAAAAGATACCACAGATGGGTGGTTACGGTAATGCAGATGGAATTCTCTTGTTAAGACTTGGTATTCTTGGTAGATTCTATGAAATCCCTGAATATCTATTTTTTGCCAGAAGTCATCCACAACAATCAATGAGTATGTTCTTTCCTAATTATTTATTGTTAGGAAACAAAAATCAAAAATCTTCATTGAATATTCTGCCGGATTTTTATGGGTATGCAGTGTGGTTTGATTCAGCAAATAAAGGGAAAACTTTATTGCCACATTGGAGAATAATCTGGGAGTATATACTCTCCATCTGGCGTAGTTCTCTGAGCTTGAATGAGCGGCTGTGTTGTCATAGAAGTCTACATCAGCAATTAAAAGGAACAGAATATCTTTTGCTGAAAGATTTGCTAAAGGTGCTGCAAGGACTTGGAAAGAGTTGGCAGCCAGCATCAATTAAACAACAGCAAGTCACACTTTGA
- a CDS encoding sulfotransferase, with protein sequence MIPKIHLISGLPRSGSTLLGALLRQNPRFHASMSSPVGSLVNRMLEAMSEDNEFSVFITPEQKRALTLAIFSTFYEFQADKEVIFDTNRLWCSKLSLIHELFPDSKVICCVRNVAWIMDSIERLIRRNAFDVSRMFNNPAERSTVYTRTEALSQGGRLVGFAYNALKEAFYSEHSASLLLVDYDLLTQAPDKTISLIYQFLEEEPFEHDFANVEYEASEFDNRLNTKGLHQVRPKVEFQPRLTILPPDLFTQYDGLSFWKNPSNSLANVIVAQPVEAMS encoded by the coding sequence ATGATCCCAAAAATCCACTTGATTTCCGGCTTACCTCGTTCTGGTTCCACCTTACTCGGAGCCTTACTGCGGCAAAATCCCCGGTTTCACGCCAGTATGTCTAGCCCTGTAGGTAGTCTGGTGAACCGAATGCTAGAAGCAATGAGCGAAGACAACGAATTTTCCGTTTTTATCACCCCTGAGCAAAAACGAGCATTAACCTTAGCTATTTTTTCTACATTCTACGAATTCCAAGCGGATAAAGAAGTCATCTTTGACACTAATCGTTTGTGGTGTAGCAAGTTGTCCTTAATTCACGAACTATTTCCTGACTCAAAAGTGATTTGCTGCGTGCGGAATGTCGCTTGGATTATGGATAGCATCGAACGGCTCATTCGCCGCAATGCTTTTGATGTATCGCGGATGTTTAATAATCCTGCTGAACGCTCCACAGTTTACACCCGCACCGAAGCTTTGAGTCAAGGGGGACGGTTAGTAGGGTTTGCTTATAACGCCCTGAAAGAAGCTTTTTATAGCGAACATAGCGCGTCTTTACTTTTGGTGGACTACGACTTATTAACCCAAGCACCTGATAAGACCATATCGCTGATTTATCAATTTTTAGAAGAGGAACCCTTTGAGCATGATTTTGCCAACGTGGAATATGAAGCTTCAGAATTTGATAATCGGTTGAATACTAAAGGGCTACATCAGGTGCGTCCGAAAGTCGAGTTTCAACCACGACTCACGATTTTACCACCGGATTTATTTACTCAATATGATGGGTTGTCTTTTTGGAAGAACCCTAGCAATAGTTTGGCGAATGTGATTGTCGCCCAGCCGGTAGAAGCAATGAGTTAA